In the genome of Planctomyces sp. SH-PL62, the window GCTGGACCCGGCCGACGCCAAGGCGCTCGCCGAAGCCTTCCGGATGTTCCACAGCATCAAAGGCGCCTCGGTGGTCATGGGCTTCGACGGGGTCAACCGGCTGACGCACGTCCTGGAAAGTCTCTTCGACCAGCTCCGCACCAAGAAACGCGAGCTGGACCGGCCGGTCCTCGACCTGACGTTCCGATGCCTGGACGAACTGCGCGACTATCACCGCGAGCTTCGGGGCGAGAACCGGAGCGATCGCGACCTCGCCGGCCTCACGAGTGAGGTCGAAGTCGCCCTCTCGACCCCTTCGACGGCTCCTGCCCCGACTCCCGAACCCGCCTCGAGTCCTCGCCCGGCTGCGGCCCCGCCCCCGGCCCCGGCATCGCCCTCGACGGCGGCTCAGCCTCCGGACGCCGATCTGACGGCGACCGTCCGGGTGGTCGTGGAGTTCGAGCCCCATCTGCAACTCGTCGACATGAAGGCCCGCCTCGTCGCCGAACGGCTCGCGGGGAAGGGTCGAATCACCGCCTCGGATCCGCCGTTGGAACGGCTGGAGGAGTTCGAGACGCTCGCCGCGTTCACCGTCTGGCTGGCCGGCGTGAGCGACCTCGAGGAACTTCGCGCCCTGGCCGACGTGGACGGCGTGCTGCAGGTCCTGGTCGAGCTGGCCGACGAGGCGGGACCTGGAGAGGAGGATGCTCCCGTTTCGGCACCCGAAATCGCCGACTCGGAACCCGCGGACGAACCGGAGACCGCGGCCGCGACCGTCCAGCCAGACGCCCCGGCACCGGCCCCCCCCGCTCGCAAGGCGAGGATCGTCGAGACGATCCGAGTTGACAGCGATCGGCTCGACAATTTGATGAATCTGGCCGGCGAGCTGGTCATCAACAAGGCCCGGTTCATCGACGTCGCCAAGGGACTCGACGAGGCGCTTCGCGGGGCCGACGCCCGCAGCCTGGCCGTCGAGACGGAGGAGCGGCTGGACACGATCATGCGGGGCCTCGACCGGGCGCTCGGCGGGGTGGGCGTCAAGGCGGCCGACGGCGAGGTCGACCGCTGGGCGGGGCAGGTCCGTCGGCTCCGAGACGACTTCCGCGCCATCCGAGGCGAACTGGACCGCCTCCGCCAGGGGCGGGAACGCCTCAAGTCCCTGGCCGACGCCATCCACAGCCTGGGACGGGTGGCCGACGGGCTCCAGAAAGGGGTCCTGGAGACCCGGATGGTCCCGATCGGCCCGCTTTTCGAGCGATTCCGGCGCGTGATCCGCGACCTGTGCCTGGCCTCGGGCAAGGAGGTCGTGCTAAGAATCGACGGCGAGAAGACCGAGCTGGACAAGAGGATGATCGACGAGCTGAGCGACCCGCTCATCCACATGGTCCGCAACTCGGTGGACCACGGCCTCGAACCGCCCGACGCCCGCGAGGTCGCCGGCAAGTCTCGCGCGGGGACGGTTTCGCTCCAGGCTTCGCACCGTGGCAACAGCGTGGTCATCACCGTCGGCGACGACGGCCGGGGGATCGACTGCGAGCGGATCCGAGGCAAGATCGTCTCCAAGGGGCTCGTCGGCCGGGTCGAGGCCGCTGAGATGACCGATCGCGAACTGGTCCCGTTCATCTGGCATCCGGGCCTCAGCACCGCCGAGACCGTCTCCGAGATCTCCGGTCGCGGCGTGGGCATGGACATCGTGAAGGAGCGGATCGGCAACCTCAATGGAAGCGTCGACGTCCGCTCCACGCCCGGTCAGGGGACCGTCTTCACGATCCGACTCCCGCTGACGCTGGCTATCATGTCGAGCCTCCTCGTCAGGATCTACGACGAGGTCTACGCCCTACCGCTGGACCACATCGACGAAATCGTCGAGATTCGAGGGGACCGTATCGCCTCGGTCCAGGGGCGGCCGACGATCGAGATCCGAGGACGATTCCTGACGCTGGCGACGCTCGGCGACCTGTTCCGCTGGGGCGGCGGTCGACATCCCTCGGCGGTCGAGGCGCCTCGGCCCGGCGACGGCGGCCATTCGTTCCACGTCGTGATCGTCCAGAACGGCGAGACCACGATCGGCCTGGTCGTCGATCAGCTTATCGGCATGCAAGAAGTCGTCCTCAAATCGCTCGAACGGAACTACCGGCCCGTCGCCGGGCTTTCCGGCGCGAGTATCCTGGGGGACGGACGGGTCTCCTTGATCCTGGACGTCGACGCCCTGGTCGACGCCGCCACTCGACCCGGGGGACGCGCATGAGCCTCCTGAACGAAGTACAGAAACGCATGCTCCAGACGATCCTGGGCCGAGGGGCCGAGGGGGCGTCGCAGGCGATCTCTCGATGGATCGGCGAGCCGGTCCGGCTCCTGCCCGGCGAGGTCGAGCAGGTCGAACTGGCGGCGGCGGCCGAGGCGCTCGGGCCGCCGGAAGGCCTGGTCGCCGCCTGCCTGATGGGCCTCACCGGGCCGCTTGGGGGTTCGATCCTCCTCTGTTTCGAGGACCGCGCCGGCCTGGCGCTGGTCGACCTGCTCCTTCGCCAGCCGATCGGCACGACGACGGAATGGGGCGAGGTCGAACGGTCGGCGGCGATGGAGACGGCCAACATCGTCGGCTGCGCCTACCTCAACGCCCTGGCCGCTCACCTGCCGTCGAGCCTGGGGACGACGACGGCCGGCGAGCTGGCGCCGACGCCTCCGGTCTTCTTCCACGAGTTCGCCGGGAGCCTGCTCCAGTTCGCCCTGATCAACCAGGCTCTGGACCTGGACAAGGTCCTGCTCGTGAGGACGACCTTCGAGACGGGCGGGGCCGGCGCGCGGTTGGATTGGAACCTGCTCTTCATTCCCGACGCCCCCTCGCTCGCCGCGTTGGCGACGGCCCTGGCCGGCGGGGACGCCGCCTGACCCGATCGGAGGCCGGTGCACGTGGCCCAGGAATCGGACGCAAACAGTATGGTCTCGGTGGCGATCGGCCGCTGGGGAGTCGCCGCGGCGCCGTCGCGGCTGCGCACGCTGCTGGGCTCGTGCGTGGGGGTCGTCCTCCACGACCGATCGGCGAAGCTGGGCGGGTTGGCCCACATCGTCCTTCCCGATTCCCGAGGAGTCGTCGATCAGCCGGGAAAGTATGCGGACACGGCGATTCCGGCCCTGATCGCCGAACTCGAGAAGTTGATGCGGGGGAAGGCGGCCGGGAGGCTGGTCGCGAAGCTCGCCGGGGGAGCGAGCATGTTCCAGGTCGGTCCGCCGGGGGCGGCAGCCGCGCCGACCCGGAATATCGGCCGGATGAATCAGGAGGCCGTGGAGGCGATCCTCGCCACCCTGCGAATCCCGATCCTCGCCCGCGACCTGGGCGGCGACGGGGGCCGGAATCTCATCTTCGACCCGGCCACCGGACGGGTCCAGGTCCGGACGCCGGGGGGCGTCGAGCGCGAGATCTAGGTTCCTGATGCTAGACTTGGGGGAGAGTCTCTCCCGAAGTTCTGGAGATCGTTCATGAAGCGGCTCCTGGTGGTCGATGACGCAATGTTTATGCGACGGCTGATCGGCGGCGTCGCTCGCGACGCCGGCTGGGAAGTCGTCGGCGAGGCGGCCGACGGCGCCGAGGCGGTGTCTCTATACCTTGAACTTCGGCCCGACCTGGTGACGATGGATCTGGTGATGCCGATCATGGGAGGGCTGGACGCCCTTCGATCGATCCGCGAACTGGACCCCGAAGCGAAGGTCGTGGTGATCACGGCCGTCGACCAGAAGCAGTCCGTCCTGGACGCGATCCGACTCGGGGCGATCGACTTCGTCGTGAAGCCCTTCGACCGCGACCGGGTGACGGGCCTGCTTCGGAAATTCGCCGGTTCCGCGCCTTGATCTGCACCTGCCCTCTTCATTCGATCGGCAGCGAGGACCGCATCCGTCATGCCTGAAGTGCCTCTCCCCGACCCCGCCGCCCGCCGCGTTCGCGCGCTGGTCGTCGACGACTCGGCGTTAATGCGTCGACTCCTCACGGACGTCCTCGGATCGTCGGGCCTGATCGAGGTCGTCGGCGTCGCGCGTAACGGTCGCGAGGCGGTCGCCCAGGTGGCGAAGCTCAAGCCCGACGTCGTCACGCTCGACGTCGAGATGCCCGAAGTCTCCGGCCTCGACGCGCTTCCCGCGATCCTGGCCGTCCGCGAAGTTCCCGTGGTGATGGTGAGCGCCCTGACGCAGGAGGGGGCCGACGTCACCCTCAAAGCCCTGGAACTCGGCGCGGTCGACTTTCACTCCAAGCCGACCCGAAACCAGTTGGCCGAACTGAGGGCGGAGGGCGACCTTCTCGTCACCAAAATCGTCGACGCCGCCCACGGTCGCGTCTTCCGCCCTCGAAAGCTCACGTCGAGGGCGAGCGCCGAATCGCCTCCTCGCCCGCGATTCCCCGCCCCGGCCGACAATGTCGCCTGCGTGGCCATCGGGATCTCCACTGGAGGGCCCCAGGCGCTCGCCCGAATCATCCCGCTCCTCCGGCCGCCGTCGCCCCCGATCGTGATCGTCCAGCACATGCCCGCGCAGTTCACCGGGGTCTTCGCCCAACGGCTCGACAGGACGTCGGAGCTGGAAGTCAAGGAGGCGGCCGATGGGGACCTCGTCATGCCGAACCGGGTCCTAATCGCCCCCGGAGGCCGCCATCTGACCCTGACCGGCCGATCTACTCGAGTTCGCGCGTCCCTTTCCTCGCCTGACGCTCCTTCCGTGAGCGGCCACAGGCCATCGGTCGACGTTCTCTTCCAGTCGGTGGCCAGGGTCTATGAGGGAGGGGCCCTCGGCGTGATCATGACCGGTATGGGCCGTGACGGAGTCGACGGTTGCCGGGCCATCCTTGAAGCCGGCGGCCTGACCCTGGGCCAGGACGAGGCTACCTCCGTCGTCTACGGGATGAACAAGG includes:
- a CDS encoding chemotaxis protein CheW, whose amino-acid sequence is MSDFNLADLLPFYLDETDENIAALNDALLRLELDPADAKALAEAFRMFHSIKGASVVMGFDGVNRLTHVLESLFDQLRTKKRELDRPVLDLTFRCLDELRDYHRELRGENRSDRDLAGLTSEVEVALSTPSTAPAPTPEPASSPRPAAAPPPAPASPSTAAQPPDADLTATVRVVVEFEPHLQLVDMKARLVAERLAGKGRITASDPPLERLEEFETLAAFTVWLAGVSDLEELRALADVDGVLQVLVELADEAGPGEEDAPVSAPEIADSEPADEPETAAATVQPDAPAPAPPARKARIVETIRVDSDRLDNLMNLAGELVINKARFIDVAKGLDEALRGADARSLAVETEERLDTIMRGLDRALGGVGVKAADGEVDRWAGQVRRLRDDFRAIRGELDRLRQGRERLKSLADAIHSLGRVADGLQKGVLETRMVPIGPLFERFRRVIRDLCLASGKEVVLRIDGEKTELDKRMIDELSDPLIHMVRNSVDHGLEPPDAREVAGKSRAGTVSLQASHRGNSVVITVGDDGRGIDCERIRGKIVSKGLVGRVEAAEMTDRELVPFIWHPGLSTAETVSEISGRGVGMDIVKERIGNLNGSVDVRSTPGQGTVFTIRLPLTLAIMSSLLVRIYDEVYALPLDHIDEIVEIRGDRIASVQGRPTIEIRGRFLTLATLGDLFRWGGGRHPSAVEAPRPGDGGHSFHVVIVQNGETTIGLVVDQLIGMQEVVLKSLERNYRPVAGLSGASILGDGRVSLILDVDALVDAATRPGGRA
- a CDS encoding chemotaxis protein CheC is translated as MSLLNEVQKRMLQTILGRGAEGASQAISRWIGEPVRLLPGEVEQVELAAAAEALGPPEGLVAACLMGLTGPLGGSILLCFEDRAGLALVDLLLRQPIGTTTEWGEVERSAAMETANIVGCAYLNALAAHLPSSLGTTTAGELAPTPPVFFHEFAGSLLQFALINQALDLDKVLLVRTTFETGGAGARLDWNLLFIPDAPSLAALATALAGGDAA
- a CDS encoding chemotaxis protein CheD, with amino-acid sequence MAQESDANSMVSVAIGRWGVAAAPSRLRTLLGSCVGVVLHDRSAKLGGLAHIVLPDSRGVVDQPGKYADTAIPALIAELEKLMRGKAAGRLVAKLAGGASMFQVGPPGAAAAPTRNIGRMNQEAVEAILATLRIPILARDLGGDGGRNLIFDPATGRVQVRTPGGVEREI
- a CDS encoding response regulator, with the protein product MKRLLVVDDAMFMRRLIGGVARDAGWEVVGEAADGAEAVSLYLELRPDLVTMDLVMPIMGGLDALRSIRELDPEAKVVVITAVDQKQSVLDAIRLGAIDFVVKPFDRDRVTGLLRKFAGSAP
- a CDS encoding chemotaxis response regulator protein-glutamate methylesterase; its protein translation is MPEVPLPDPAARRVRALVVDDSALMRRLLTDVLGSSGLIEVVGVARNGREAVAQVAKLKPDVVTLDVEMPEVSGLDALPAILAVREVPVVMVSALTQEGADVTLKALELGAVDFHSKPTRNQLAELRAEGDLLVTKIVDAAHGRVFRPRKLTSRASAESPPRPRFPAPADNVACVAIGISTGGPQALARIIPLLRPPSPPIVIVQHMPAQFTGVFAQRLDRTSELEVKEAADGDLVMPNRVLIAPGGRHLTLTGRSTRVRASLSSPDAPSVSGHRPSVDVLFQSVARVYEGGALGVIMTGMGRDGVDGCRAILEAGGLTLGQDEATSVVYGMNKAAFLEGAVKHQFSLDDLPEILQELATPRSVGRESGGL